The Populus trichocarpa isolate Nisqually-1 chromosome 11, P.trichocarpa_v4.1, whole genome shotgun sequence genome has a segment encoding these proteins:
- the LOC18111237 gene encoding uncharacterized protein LOC18111237, whose product MSRSSSTSSSSSATIPSPSIKPESYSHSPVHYAVILGDHTTLTRLLSTLPKLTDPTKIHTESNSLNQEQLADKISSLVDRRDVPYRETPLHLAVRLNDLFAAKSLAAAGADVSLQNSAGWNPLQEALCRRYSEIALILLRLHHRSAWSKWRRRLPRLTAVLRRMRDFYMEISFHFESSVIPFVNKLAPSDTYKIWKRDANLRADTTLAGFDGLKIQRADQSFLFLGDGDHAHSIPPGSLLVLNHDERKIFDAFESAGAAMSESDIAGFCSQSSVYRPGMDVTKAELISRTNWRRQEKTESVGEWKAKVYELNNVVFSFRSRKVIESDVAGSEQVLPLELDEDDDGFFVAENPSFLNFEFNNGNESKRRHSSFVREEREFVSVGRKSVDIYPSSTVTERRRVVAVPEKVKEKEYVKSLKPSVWLTEQFPLKIEELLPLLDILANKVKAVRRMRELLTTKFPAGTFPVKVAIPVVPTVRVVITFTKFVELPPVEQFYTPLSSPRLFGGHEGSRVGSSDESDKHYPSLSSSSSTSSTTWLQRNSSQSASKQHRHSSSVWGQQQLQSDPFAIPSGYTWTSVDEKSTKMKKSKSTRKSK is encoded by the exons ATGTCTAGATCCTCTTCAACGTCGTCGTCCTCCTCAGCAACGATACCGTCTCCTTCAATAAAACCCGAATCCTACTCTCACAGTCCAGTCCACTACGCCGTCATACTGGGCGACCACACAACCCTCACCCGCCTCCTCTCCACTCTCCCCAAACTCACTGATCCCACCAAAATCCACACCGAGTCAAACTCACTGAATCAAGAGCAACTCGCAGACAAAATCTCCTCTCTCGTCGACCGCCGTGATGTCCCTTACCGAGAAACGCCTCTCCACCTCGCTGTCCGCTTAAACGACCTCTTCGCCGCCAAATCCCTCGCAGCTGCTGGCGCTGACGTGTCATTACAGAATTCCGCTGGTTGGAACCCTCTCCAGGAGGCATTATGTCGCAGGTACTCAGAAATCGCTCTCATTCTCCTCCGCCTCCACCACCGCTCCGCCTGGTCCAAGTGGCGCCGCCGCTTGCCTCGCCTCACTGCCGTGCTCCGCCGCATGCGTGACTTCTACATGGAAATCTCCTTCCACTTTGAAAGCTCAGTCATTCCTTTCGTGAACAAACTCGCTCCATCTGACACGTACAAGATTTGGAAACGTGATGCTAATCTCCGTGCCGATACTACCTTAGCCGGATTCGACGGCTTGAAAATCCAGCGCGCCGATCAAAGCTTCCTCTTCCTCGGCGACGGCGACCACGCTCACTCCATTCCTCCTGGTTCTCTCTTAGTTCTCAACCACGATGAACGTAAAATCTTTGACGCATTCGAATCCGCCGGAGCGGCGATGAGCGAGTCCGACATCGCCGGATTCTGCTCCCAAAGTAGCGTTTACCGCCCCGGCATGGATGTCACTAAAGCCGAATTAATAAGCCGAACGAACTGGAGACGGCAAGAGAAAACAGAATCTGTTGGCGAATGGAAAGCTAAAGTTTACGAATTAAACAACGTCGTTTTTAGCTTCCGATCTCGGAAAGTAATCGAAAGCGACGTCGCAGGAAGCGAACAGGTCTTACCATTAGAGCTTGACGAAGATGATGACGGCTTCTTTGTAGCTGAAAATCCTAGCTTTCTCAATTTCGAGTTTAACAATGGAAATGAGAGTAAAAGGAGGCACAGTAGTTTTGTGAGGGAGGAGAGGGAGTTTGTGAGTGTAGGGAGGAAGAGTGTGGATATTTACCCGTCGTCTACGGTTACGGAGAGGAGGAGAGTGGTGGCGGTGCCGGAAAAGGTAAAGGAGAAAGAATATGTGAAGAGTTTGAAGCCGTCAGTTTGGCTAACGGAACAGTTTCCGTTAAAGATTGAGGAGTTATTGCCGTTACTTGATATTTTGGCGAATAAAGTGAAAGCCGTTAGGAGGATGCGTGAACTGCTGACTACAAAGTTTCCGGCGGGAACTTTCCCGGTTAAg GTGGCGATTCCGGTGGTCCCAACGGTGAGGGTGGTGATAACGTTCACTAAGTTTGTTGAGCTACCACCTGTTGAACAATTCTACACTCCACTTTCTAGTCCAAGACTTTTTGGTGGTCATGAAGGAAGTAGAGTAGGATCATCAGATGAATCAGACAAACATTATCCATCATTGTCATCGTCCTCCTCAACGTCGTCGACCACATGGTTACAGCGAAACAGCAGCCAATCGGCGAGCAAGCAGCACCGGCATAGTTCTTCAGTATGGGGGCAGCAGCAGCTACAAAGTGACCCTTTTGCCATACCAAGTGGATATACATGGACAAGTGTTGATGAGAAGTCGACCAAAATGAAGAAATCCAAGTCCACAAGGAAATCCAAGTAA